In a single window of the Montipora capricornis isolate CH-2021 chromosome 11, ASM3666992v2, whole genome shotgun sequence genome:
- the LOC138023158 gene encoding uncharacterized protein yields the protein MISDNGTNFVGAVNELKELVDQLDKERIQRTTANKGIECKFNPPGGPHFGGVHEIIVKAAKKAIYAVLGNSDITDEELITVVTGAEGLLNSRPLTYQTADIRDDVPLTPNHFLYGKMGGQFAPENVDTTGFNPRKRWRKVQDLISRVWSRWLKEYLPTLNARPKWTEVVKDLKEGDIVLVLDPRLPRGQWPLGRILETYPGQDGHSRVAKVQVGDKTVVRPIHKLVPLFRSELN from the coding sequence ATGATCAGTGATAATGGAACCAACTTCGTCGGTGCAGTCAATGAACTTAAGGAACTTGTAGATCAGCTAGACAAGGAGCGGATTCAGCGTACAACTGCAAACAAGGGAATCGAGTGCAAATTTAACCCCCCGGGAGGACCCCACTTTGGTGGAGTACATGAAATAATCGTTAAAGCTGCCAAGAAAGCGATTTATGCGGTTCTCGGAAACAGTGATATCACGGATGAAGAACTGATCACAGTCGTTACAGGTGCTGAAGGTTTACTAAACTCCAGACCGCTTACCTACCAGACAGCAGATATTAGAGATGATGTACCATTAACACCCAATCATTTTCTGTATGGAAAAATGGGGGGACAGTTTGCGCCGGAGAATGTTGATACTACAGGATTCAATCCAAGAAAGAGGTGGCGAAAGGTACAAGATTTGATTTCTCGCGTGTGGTCTCGATGGTTAAAGGAGTACTTACCTACATTGAATGCTCGTCCCAAGTGGACTGAAGTTGTCAAGGACTTAAAGGAAGGGGACATTGTTTTAGTTCTGGACCCAAGGTTGCCACGAGGGCAATGGCCGTTGGGCCGCATCCTGGAGACATATCCTGGTCAGGACGGACATTCGCGTGTTGCGAAGGTTCAAGTTGGAGACAAAACTGTGGTGAGACCAATCCATAAATTGGTACCACTTTTTCGAAGCGAGCTTAATTGA